A segment of the Candida albicans SC5314 chromosome 2, complete sequence genome:
AACAACTCCGTAGACAAAATCACCATGACCATTGGTAACTATAGCAAAATAGTTTCCcagattgaaaaattctgCCAACTTTTCTAATGGTGTCATTGGTGTTAAAACTTCATATCTTTTACCTCTTGGTTTCAAAATAGTAGTTTTGGGAGCAGTTCTATTTGAAGATAACACTTCCTTATTCTCTTGTTCgtattttcttttggcAGATTGATTAAACCAAATCATATAACTCTTTACTATTGGTGCAAGTATACTTCTCTTTAGCTTATCTCCATtacttttcaattcttcaatatttaTCACTCCTAATAATCTCTTTGTACGCTCGTGAATTACTGGTAGATATGTGAATTCATTCTCGAATGCAATTCCAATTGCTTCATATATAGAAGTGGTGGGGTTTATCGAAACTGCTAATGGAATGTTCAAGTCTTCAATAGTTGCACCCCTATAATCTCTTGTTTGGAATAATAATGGCGTTTCTGACATTAGTTGTAGGTAAGTGGTAGATATGAAGAagattattgttgttgtggacTGGTGACTAACTTATTTATGTACCACcattttgttcttttctataaattttttcttttgtgtACCATAGGAgtgttgtttgttggtaaatttttcagtGATTCCTACAAAGCACGTGACTAACCAGGAAAATATATCAAGAGTTGACTCTACATTACTGGCgaatataatcaattatattt
Coding sequences within it:
- a CDS encoding uncharacterized protein (Ortholog of C. dubliniensis CD36 : Cd36_21360, C. parapsilosis CDC317 : CPAR2_406560, Candida tenuis NRRL Y-1498 : CANTEDRAFT_103408 and Debaryomyces hansenii CBS767 : DEHA2F24024g) → MSETPLLFQTRDYRGATIEDLNIPLAVSINPTTSIYEAIGIAFENEFTYLPVIHERTKRLLGVINIEELKSNGDKLKRSILAPIVKSYMIWFNQSAKRKYEQENKEVLSSNRTAPKTTILKPRGKRYEVLTPMTPLEKLAEFFNSGNYFAIVTNGHGDFVYGVVTPQDLMKYEQSRPKL